GCAGCCGGTCAAAAATAAAGTGTATTGCTGATTTTGAAGGTCAAAATCAGCAATACACTCATTTATATTTCTTTTTATAACTCGCTTATAAGGAGAAACAACACCGTTGCGTACGTTTAATATAATCTTATGTACAAAGGATTCTTTACACCACTTTTTTAATATATCACTATGGCCAAACACACAAAAGCCTTTATAACATTTTTTTCATCTCTATTCTTTTGTATCCTAACAAGCAATCTATCTGCACAAAACAATACAAGCTATTCTAAAGAGGTACAGGCAAAAATCAAAAAGTTTGAAAACAATTTAGGTTTATGGGTGCAAATAGGGAATCAGCAATTTTCACTTGCCGACAGAATGAAAAGTAATCATGTAAACGGAGTAAGCATTGCATTGATAAAAGATTATAAAATTGAGTGGGCAAAAGGATATGGTTGGGCAGATAGTGCAGAACAGCGGCCAGTTACAACAAATACATTATTTCAAGCAGGTTCAATTAGTAAATCATTAAACGGGGTTGGTATTTTAAAATTAGTACAGGAAGGAAAATTGAACCTTGATTCAGATATTAATATTTATTTAAAATCATGGAAATTTCCTTATGACTCTCTATCAAAAGGGAAAAAAATAACGATAGCAAATCTGTTAAGTCATACAGCAGGATTAACAGTACACGGATTTGACGGTTATGAAAAAGGAGATACCATACCTGCACTGATACAAATTTTAAATGGTGAAATGCCGGCCAACAGTAAAGCGATTCGGTCAATGTATGAGCCTTCTCTTAAATCTGAATATTCAGGTGGAGGAACAACCATATCGCAGTTAATATTACAAGATGTAACAGGGCAACGGTACGATACATACATGTGGAACAACGTATTAAACCCAATGGAAATGAGTAATAGCTTTTATACCCAACCGCCGCCTATGGATAAAGAAAATTTACTAGCAACAGGTTATTATAATGATGGGAAAGAAGTGAAGGGGAAGTATCATATTTATCCCGAACAAGCTGCTGCGGGCCTATGGACAAACCCTACAGATCTAGCTAAATATATTATAGAAACACAACTATCCTTACAAGGAAAAAGCAATAATGTACTTTCCCCAGAAACAACCAGGCTTAGATTGACCCCTTATATTGATAACTCAGCAGCATTAGGAGTGTTTATTATTAAAAAGGGAAATGAAAAATATTTTAACCATGATGGCTCCGATGAAGGCTTTGTGGCTACATACTACGGCAGCATGGAAAATGGGAACGGAGCAGTAGTAATGGCAAATACCGATAATGGAAGCCTGTTAAGCGAAATAGTCAATTCCCTGGCTTCTGTTTATAACTGGAAAGATTTTTATACTCCGAAAATTAAAAAGGTTGTTACCGTAAATAACGAAATATTGAAATCGTACGTAGGAAACTACAAACTACATAGAGATACACTTAATGTTACTCTTGAAAAAGAAGATTTGGTGATAAGGTTGAACAGTAAAACGAAATACAAAATTTATTTTACTTCTGATACTGATTTTTTTATGCTGGAAATAGCTGGATCGGAACAAAGATTTACAAAAGACAAAAACCAAAAGATAAATGGCTTTGAGATTAATGATAATGGTTATAAAATGCAAGCTGTGAAAATAGAATAACTAAGCCACCGCCAACATCGGTTCGTCATACGTCATTGTAAAAACGAACCTTCAGCAAAAATTTTCAGTTTTTTGCCCAGCGAACTTTAACCAAAACAACAGCTTTTCGGCATATTACAAAAATAAACACAAAGCTAGTGCGCAATCAATGTGTATAAGAAATAGCACGGTTCGTCGTAACTATAATTGAAATAACGCAATCACTAAACCCTTGGGGGATTTTAAAGTTAATGATGGAAGTATTGGACTAATAAGGGATAGTATAACCGATTCTCTCTCAAGAACTGATTATTCGTCCCTCTGGATGTTTTGAAAATCAATGATCTAGAGGGACAAAATTGAAACAAAATAGGGGGCATTTTTTTAATTATTATTCACCAAATATGTGTATGACTGATTTTCATATACTTAAACACACGAAGCTACTTCCCGATACAAAACTTACTAAATATATAATCCAACCTATCCTCATTCGTCACCTCTCCCGTTATTTCACCTAAATAATGCAAACAAAGCCTGATATCAAGCGCCAATAAATCCCCCGGCAAACCATTATCCATCCCCTGTTTCACATCCTGCAGTGATTTCAACACCTCCTGCAGCGCAGCATGATGACGGGCATTTGTAACAATAGTATCCTCCGTATTAACATCTCCCGCTATCACTTTACTTACCAGCGTATCCTTCAGCTCCTGAATATGCGCGTGATTCCGGGCAGAGATCAACAATATCCCCGGTACTCCTGCGAATTTACTGCGTACTGCATCTTCTCCGGTAACATCAATCTTATTACCTACCAGCAGGTAATTCACATGCTCTGCTTCGAAAGCAGCAATCTGTTTACGTATATCCGACTCCGTTAGTTCATTCACATCAAACAAATAAACCACTACTCCTGCTTCACGGATTTTCTCCATTGTCTTCTGTACGCCGATACTCTCAATCGTATCAACGCTTTCCCGGATGCCCGCCGTATCTATCAGACGAAACAAGATACCATCGATGTTCAGTACTTCTTCAATAGTGTCGCGGGTAGTACCCGCTATATCGCTTACAATGGCCCTGTTTTCATTCAATAAGGTATTCAGCAGGGTTGACTTCCCCGCGTTCGGTTTCCCGACTATAGCGGTATTTACACCGTTTTTAATGACGTTTCCCATACGGAATGAATCGATCAGATGTCGAACCACGCCGGAAGCACTCGAAACGAGATCGTAAAAACGGGTTCTATCCGCAAACTCCACATCTTCCTGACTAAAATCCAGTTCCAGTTCAATCAGTGCGGAAAAGGTGATCAGTTGTTCGCGCAGGGCATGCAGCTCTTTCGAAAAACCACCCCGCATTTGCTGCATGGCAGTCTGATGGGAAGCAGCGGAATTACTGGCGATAAGATCTGCAACAGATTCTGCCTGGGTAAGGTCCAGTTTCCCGTTCAGGAAGGCACGCTGGGTGAACTCGCCGGGTTTAGCCAGGCGGGCGCCGGCCCTGATGGTAGCATCTATGATCTGTTGTTGAATATATGGTGAACCATGGCAGGATATTTCTATAACATCTTCTCCGGTATAAGAGCGTGGCCCTTTGTAGAGGCTCACTACTACTTCATCTATCACCTGTTCATCAGCTACAATGCTCCCGAAATGAAGCGTATGACTGGGCTGTTGGGTCAGGTCTTTTGCGGGGAACAGGCTGTTGCAGATGGTATAGGCCTC
The genomic region above belongs to Chitinophaga sp. 180180018-3 and contains:
- a CDS encoding serine hydrolase domain-containing protein; translation: MAKHTKAFITFFSSLFFCILTSNLSAQNNTSYSKEVQAKIKKFENNLGLWVQIGNQQFSLADRMKSNHVNGVSIALIKDYKIEWAKGYGWADSAEQRPVTTNTLFQAGSISKSLNGVGILKLVQEGKLNLDSDINIYLKSWKFPYDSLSKGKKITIANLLSHTAGLTVHGFDGYEKGDTIPALIQILNGEMPANSKAIRSMYEPSLKSEYSGGGTTISQLILQDVTGQRYDTYMWNNVLNPMEMSNSFYTQPPPMDKENLLATGYYNDGKEVKGKYHIYPEQAAAGLWTNPTDLAKYIIETQLSLQGKSNNVLSPETTRLRLTPYIDNSAALGVFIIKKGNEKYFNHDGSDEGFVATYYGSMENGNGAVVMANTDNGSLLSEIVNSLASVYNWKDFYTPKIKKVVTVNNEILKSYVGNYKLHRDTLNVTLEKEDLVIRLNSKTKYKIYFTSDTDFFMLEIAGSEQRFTKDKNQKINGFEINDNGYKMQAVKIE
- the mnmE gene encoding tRNA uridine-5-carboxymethylaminomethyl(34) synthesis GTPase MnmE, whose protein sequence is MLGKLTGFDDTIVAVATAPGLGAIAVIRLSGPEAYTICNSLFPAKDLTQQPSHTLHFGSIVADEQVIDEVVVSLYKGPRSYTGEDVIEISCHGSPYIQQQIIDATIRAGARLAKPGEFTQRAFLNGKLDLTQAESVADLIASNSAASHQTAMQQMRGGFSKELHALREQLITFSALIELELDFSQEDVEFADRTRFYDLVSSASGVVRHLIDSFRMGNVIKNGVNTAIVGKPNAGKSTLLNTLLNENRAIVSDIAGTTRDTIEEVLNIDGILFRLIDTAGIRESVDTIESIGVQKTMEKIREAGVVVYLFDVNELTESDIRKQIAAFEAEHVNYLLVGNKIDVTGEDAVRSKFAGVPGILLISARNHAHIQELKDTLVSKVIAGDVNTEDTIVTNARHHAALQEVLKSLQDVKQGMDNGLPGDLLALDIRLCLHYLGEITGEVTNEDRLDYIFSKFCIGK